In the genome of Megalops cyprinoides isolate fMegCyp1 chromosome 18, fMegCyp1.pri, whole genome shotgun sequence, the window AGACAATGCAACCAAACCCCTATTGTCATCAAACTGGCCTTGAtgcaacacccccccaccactgcaCACTTTCTTTATCGTCATTTTTGACAAAGGACCTTAAATGAACTGGAAGATACTATGGTGCACATTGTGCTGTGCAGAACTGTTCCAGAAGTCAGCAAAACCGTTTCGGccctgttgttgttattgtatgATGGTCATTTCAGGTGGTGATGGTGCACTAAGTAAGAGCAGCATTCATCCACACAGGTGAGGTCAGGGATCTGATAACCATCAGTACGAACCCCTCTGAGGCCACCGCATACACGGTAAGGCTATAGATACAGCCAATGCAAGCCCAAAAGCAGGACCAGGCCAGGACAGTGGAAGAGCAAGCTGGCCGTGTTGCCAGGACGATGCTCacagtacacacagaaacaccgGCTTTGGAacagggacggggggggggggggtgttcactCCAGTCCTATTCTGAGAGGCTCTCTGGTAGACACGCTTGACCGATTGCTGCTGACTGCAACTCAGGTGTGCTTCGGTGCGGGGCCGCGCCGAGGACAGCTCCTGGGAGATGACACCTGATTTTCGGCCTGCATCTGCCATCTctcacacctcctcctctgggAGTCGCTGGAGCACAGCTACAGCTGCGCCGCCTGGCTCTGCACTGCGATCGCTGGAGTTTTTGGTTTCAAAATGAGACCCTGTAGGTCGTGGTTTCAACAGCCTTCTGACGTGCGCATGAAAAATGTTGGCCAATGTGTCCCCATTTGACACAGCTTTACAGAAACGGTAAGGGACAGTcctcaaaataaattaacacatTACAAATTGCTTGTGGGTCATCTCAGAAGCCACGATCGACTGTGAATCTTTcgctttgttcattttaactgGTAATGTAAAGCCAATCAGGATGGAATTCTGTGTGGGATCATTTTATTGCCATCAACAATTGTAATTGCATGATCTCTACAGGGTGAACAGCCCTGATGTGCAATTGCATATTACTACCTGCCACAGGTTTGCATTGTAATAAATATCAGTGCAGGCCTTTCGCATTGGAATATACATAAAGATCTTTTTAAACTGAACGCAAACAACAGGGATGTGGGCTTAACAATACCATGTTATTCACATATTCACAGTGTAATTCACATTTGTGTATTATTCTGCCTCCTGGTGGTATACACAGAGATGACCATTCAGGGCTGTGCTATTAAATATGCAGAGAGATTTTTGGTCACTGTGCTTGCGTACCATGTTCTATGGCTTCCTGTTAACAGCTTTGAGTTTAATAGAAGGTGTCTGCGTTTTATCAgcagtattttaaatatacaagtGTGCTACAACTATAATCCCATTTGTATTAGATTCAGTACTTACACATGCACTGACTATGTCTAGGGTGTTATGTAATTTCCCCCTCGTTGTTTGTTCAAACGACATTCTTTGGAAAGTCATGAGTTGCAGTGCTCACACAGAATGCTTAAGTTCTTCTGatggaaaacagcagtgaaactaTTCCCTCGTCCTTGAACCTGACTTCCATAGCATTCCTcccaggaatttttttttttggttttgttttgtttttgttgttcttccaacaaaaattaaatgatcagttttcaCCATAACAGGGAACAAATATCTTTTGGCgattcatgtgtttttgtctttgcgtgtttttgtgtttgtgtgctttgaaaAGACCACGCTTGTGGCCTAAGTGTGAATACTGAAGATGCATTCCAGCGAAACTCTTTGAAACAGGAAAGGCAACATTTCTATGCGAAAAAGGAAACCTGTATTTAGCATACttcaaaatgtacatatacataaaaacatgcacTCCGCAGAGCGGGGAGGTCACGTGACTCTGCGTTTCTTTGATCCCCGAGCGGTGGATTTCCTGTTCCTGGCTCTGGTCCTGCCAGCGGTCTGTTTGGACAGGTCTGTACCCCGTCCCTTCCCTGCAGCGTGACCTCTGTGTCGAGAGACAAAAATCAAGTTCAGACAAAGATGCcgcacagacaccacacacaaacagagccgGCATTCATGCGAGCGCTCCCGAGCAAAAAGACACATGCATAACAGATCCTGCTGCCAACTACAGACTGCATTTCTGTGCCCTGGCTGGGTCAGTGATGTACCCTAGGACTGGTTCATGCAGGTGTTATTggtaaaatttaaatttcatacTGTTGTCACATATGATTGCATGAAGGGAATAGCACTGCCTGCCTTTGTAACCTGAAGATCAGACTGGCAGGTGAGACAGGAGGGAACGATGGAAAAAAGTGCACAGGAAATCAACACTGCATGAGAGaaatacatgcacactgtgagtgcatgtgtgtccgagaataaatgtgtatgtgtgtgtgagtgtgcgtgtgtgattaCACGTGTGttccatgtgaatgtgtgagtgcaagtgtatgagtgtgaatgcatgtgaatgtgtgagtatATGCGTGAGTATATgtgcatccgtgtgtgtgtgtgtgtgtgtgtgtgtgtgtgtgtgtgtgtgtgtgtgtgtgaccacagGCATATGATCGGGCGAGCGTGCACTCCCTGCCTGATCTTGCCGTGCTTGGTGCTGTGGGGACATGCCCTGCGCTTGTGCTCCTGGCTGCCACAGCTGAAGCAGCCGGCCTGGCTCCTCCCACAGGGGTGATCAGGCAGGGCACAGCGCTCACAGACAGGACAGTGGAGCCAGGctggggaggcgggggggtggagagagagggagagtcatTGCATCCATTCACACACCAcaacagctgtcaatcaaacacaGTCCTGGAAAAGTGCCATATGAAATACAGGTCACCgtgtattgtattttatgaaaGGGTGACAACATGCTCTAGATGTTATGGGAAATTGATCTGTGACCAGCATGCTGCGGGTTCTAATCCTACACCTGATGCTCTTGTTGTACCTTTGAACAAATAATTAACCTTAGGTGCTTCAGTGTATCATCCATCTGAATACATGGAAAAGAGGTAAATACTGATGCTACGAATTTTGTCCTACGTAAGCATCTGAGGCAAATAATAGTGAtactgataataacaataacctCACGTGCTTAAGTGAATCATCCATCTGACTACTTGGAAAAGAGGTAAATATTAAAGCTATGGAAGTTGTCCTATGTGAGCATCTGAGGCAAATCATAGtgatattgaaaataataatacatacatacttctctcagaggcagagagcatcCTGAAGCTGATTAGTAACTACTATGATTGCAAACACATTTGCTTAATGCAGGAGTTAAAGAAGCTGATGAAAGTCGCACTCACATGGCTTCACACACTTCTCACACAGCTCGCAGTGTCTCCACTCCCGCCCGTCCTGAAATCAACCACAGACAAATAAATCCCTCCTCCTCAGCAAGGAAAACCACGCCGACGGCTTAGTAAAGGGGGATGGGGCTTCACCTTCACCGACTCCTTCGTGGGTGGAGCTACTATGTGCTATCAATCTCTGACTCGtctgagccaatcaaaagactttggTTTCCACACACTGCGATTGGGTCAAATCAGCCTGTGGCTGGTAATGATAACAAACAATGCCTCCACCCATTCTGGAGCTCATGAAGGAAGTCACTCATCAAAACTACTGGCAAGTGCTTGTGATGGAAGCTGCCCTAGATAAGAtgctgctaaatgaatgtaatgtaatgtaaaacacaccAGGGAGGATTAAATGCTTCAGCTTGAAGGAAGGCCTCGGTCTCGGCCCCCCCTGACTATCGGGCTCACCTTCGATGTGCATGCGTTGCATGCTGAGCAGTGCCTGTTTCCAGAGGACACGTATCTCTCGCACGTCGAGCAGAACCTGAAAATCGGCAGCAAAGCCATTGAGACACGAACCAGGAAACTGTGACAgagcatttcaaaagaaaatcaagGGAACTTAATTCCACATTCATTCTTCTATAGCTCCCTCTGCAGCAATGTCATTACAAAAAGtgccatgctgaaaaaaaattcaatagcTGATTGATTATAATTACTCTTTCAGGCTTCAGTGGCTTCCATAATTCAATTCTTTCACATAACAGACATTTCAATTTGAGTCTTTGACTCTGTGAAGTGATAGACTGAAATCTAAGATGCTACCTAGTGCATTAGTCTGAGCGAACTGAGAGAAATAGTGAAATATAACAGCATTGATGACCTGTAGCCCTCATTCTCTGGCAGGACGATGTCCCGTGGACACAGGTTTGTGAAGAGCCGGACAGGGGACTGCTTCCGGCCTGTCTTCCCACGCTTGTAGAGAGGGTGATTGTCATAGTCCACCTGAAGAAGGACAAAGAGTACAGGTGAGGGTGGTCAGTATAGCCAATCACGATGAAAAATACATCTgacagtctctctgtctctctttggttttactgcactgcacagcaaTAAGGCCAGAACTTAAGACTTCATTATATAACAAACAGAACCATGTCTGGCGCTGGAGATGCATCATTAATGTCAAAGTCCCAATCAGGTTCTTTCAGCCTCACCATCTAATAATCCCCCAGTTTAATACATTAAGTAAAGCTCCACCCCCCTCCGTGCATGGTGagtgttctggtgcaaaatgccTGCCAAGCATCACACAGGTGGGTGCTATCCATTAGTTCTGCTGAGCCCCCAAtaccacccctctcccctcaatGTAGGTGGCTGAAAACCTCAGTCACTAAAGGCTAGAGAAGAGCTAAGATTTTCTTGCAGTCTTGTGGGATACCTGGTAATCCATcatggagaaagaggggaaacaTTCCAAGATGCGGGACTCGAAGAAATAGGGAAATATCCAGATCATGGGCATCTCCTGACTGCTGTTCTCTAGAACAATCAGGAAACAGAAAACCTTGTTAAGAACATAGCAATAACCAGTGTAATTTACAACTGAATAATTATTGAGATAATTCAGGGTGGGGTTACTGCTCAAGAGCAACAGCAACAGGTTCAGACGCAGGACTTAATCATTGTGCTTAGTCTGATACCCAAACATTATGCTACACACATACTAAGACACACGTGCCTAGAGGCTCAAAGATTTTTTGTGCATACAGACAAAATTCTTTCATGGGCGGCCTTACATAGGCTGTGATTCACAGCCTGAACCCTAAATGGGACTCTATGGCTTGTTCCAGAAAGGCACTTTGCCCTGATTGCTCCAGTACTATTCCATGCAGCACCGATGTGTGTCAGGTTGCGTCCACTTAGGACTGCCAACACATCCACACCATGGGACTGCTGCTCCGTGAAACTGACCTGGGGTCTGCAGAGACCTCCACGTGTCCGAGATTCGGGAGAAGCTGCGAGCCAGCGGCTTCACCAGACCTCCGAAAGGAGGGTccgtcaccatgacaaccttcTCCCCGTTGTCCTGGCGCAGAAAGGCTTTATAAACTGCTTCTGCTGGCTGAAGGAAAAGGAAACGCGCTGAAGCTTCTGAGAACCCTGACGGAACCGCAACTGAAGCCGGTACAGACTCTTACCTCTCCGTTAAAGAAGTGATGGTTAAACATGTTATAGTGGCAGAACTCATCCTCACTATAAAATTGAGAGTACCTGTAAGTAAACAAAACAGGGATGAGGTTGCAGAGTGTCCATACATTTTCCCTTCTCTTTGTACTTGTCAGATATACTTTGAGATCATTAAAGCTGCAACTGGttaaaacatcattttcacacatttttgctATGCTGCAGCAATATCCCGTAGCTGCAACATTAAAGCAACACAGTGGAAAAGTCCTGCGTTAACCTGGCTGGGaggggccaaaaaaaaaaaatctagcctGCGAGGGAAGAGAGGGTGATTGACAGCTTTGATGGAAACAGTTGGCGTGGAAGGCTGAACATATCTGCAGAGAATTTACCCAGGGAGGGACAGGCCTTAGCACGCCGCTGCTGCCACGCTATCCGAGCCGCACCTTGCCTGCATTCCAGTCTTACAGCGCAGAGCCAGACGCAGACGGACAGGACCAGCGCAGCTGCAGCGCGGTGAGTACCCGGCACTCGGCGCTCACTCTGCGCATGTTAACGGCACAAAGACACCAACTGAAATGTAGAGGAGATTCAAAGCTTTACGGGCAGAGGGCTGTGCGCCCAGCAAACCCCATAATCAATGGGGTTTCTTAACCTCCATTTTGGACTTTGATCCAGAGTAGTGCTAGGGCAAGATTTAGCAGGACAGGACATCTGGGTCTCGGTCATTAGGGAGTACTCCCCCTGCACATGCACCTGGCTGTGACCGTTTTTAAGAGCTCTCCTTCTGAGGTCATGCCGAGTTCTCAGCACGGTGAGCTGAAGCAAGCCAGAATGAATCCATGGAGAAACAGTGGGGGCAGAACTAACTCCAGACGAGCAGCAGAATCCATCAAAGCTACAGCAGAATGTTCCTAAAGTTTCCTGCAGCTTCCTGGGCTGCATGTCTGCGACCACTAAACTAGAGGAACTGGTTCCCTTCCATCGCAAAAACACCTGTGCACGCCGTCAGGCACAACCGCAATGAAACGAGAGAGCTGTTTCTTTCCTAACTTGCCTAATTCTCTAAGCCATAAATCTATGAATTGACCTGGGAATGCTTTGGAGAGTCTGGGGTTTTACGGTGGTATAATGTGTGACACCATGTTGACGTCTATTCAAGCCCAGCATGGCTGGTAATTACGAGAGAgtacctgtgtgtctgctgagaaccaacagcagcagcaatattAAGAGCTCATCTTCATGCATTAGATCCAGCAGGCATGTTATAACAGGGAGCACTGCGTTGAtctggttacagtttttgccAATGGCGGAGAACGAGAAAGCGATCGCCACCGCACAGATGCCGGTTACGGTAGGGGACGTCGTTGCGTCATCGTGCCACAGcacggcgccccctgctgtctccGTCAGTGACCAGCAGGACAGCCCTCGCAGCTCTACTCCTCAGGACTTCACAGCGGAGCAGACCACCCAGCCGTACCCACGCTCCCCCAGGCTGGTCCGAAAAGCGAATCAGACAGCCAGGCCCTCGGCGGTACAGCACTTCTTCGTTCACCTCAACACAAGACAGCACACTTCACCTCAGACATGTGCCTCTCATACACCTAATGTCTTACACACTTAATAGTCTCCCAAAGTCAGAGATTATGATCTACACGCTTCTGCATAGCTTCATGAGTCCTGTTtgttaatgaaatgcaaatactgACCCTGAATGAGTTCCTGTTCGTGGTTTGTGAATGAATTGCGTTGCCCTGAATGGACCcctgtttttatgaatgaagcACTCTGCTTTGAGGAGGAtcctgtttttagtttttattcaGACTTATGGTCCCTTTGATATAACTGCAGGAAGTGCTGTCCAGGCTCCTGGAAGAGCTGCAGGCAGAAAGATCTAGAACGGAGGCCCATTTACAGTCTCTGAAGAAAAGGAGTACTGACCTGTCGGTGAGTGGAAGGCTGACACCTAGTGGTCAGACCGATGTCAACGCACTAATCTTAGTGGATTTACGAGAGCACTGATGAATCTATAGCATGAATGGACGGAGGCAACAACGCTCGAGCTTCCACCACCCAAATCTAGAACATTCCACTCCATTTAGAATTAGAAATGTCAGCACTACACGTATTGACTGCttggggtgacagtgtagcatagcggtaaggaccagggcttgtaactgaaaggttgttggttcaattccccaccggggcactgctgctgtacccttgggcaaagtacttaacccataattgcctcattaaattaccagctgtataactggacaAAACTGTtacctatgcaagtcgctctggataacagcatctgctaaataacaataatgcaatgtattgcAATTCTTTGTACTGGAAGTGTCTTAGTCTGGGTGCTTAATTACAGCttaaagaaatgcacacacagcagctacCGAGGACAAAAGCTGGGGTGGGATTGTTTTGAAAGTTGCTGTCCTGGCTTTTCAATAGGCTCTAGAACACCTTGTGGTCTATGGTTCCAGCTATGTACATGAGCCACAGGTTAAGCAATGCGAGAGCTACAGCTAGCTCTGACGCAACGCAGCATCCGTGCGAGACTTATGACCTCCGTCTCCCTGCCGGTGCCAGAGCATCGCAGAGGCCATGAAGCAGCAGATCGGCGAGAGGTTCGAGAGCATGCGGCAAGCCCTGCAGAAGGACGAGCAGGAGGTTCTGGACTCGGTGGAGCAGGACCGCAGAGAGACCGCCGGCCGGCTCAACCGCGTCCTGAAGGACTGGACCCAGCACCTGAACCAGGTCCAGAAGAACATCACCAGCACAAAGAGAGCTCTGGAGCAGTCCGGGAAGGAGGGAGTCACGGTATATtacgcacacagacaccaacACTGGATCACTATGTTTCAGAGGGGGCTGTGGCacagtatgcacacagacaccaacaCTGGATCACTGTTTTTCCAGCACAAATTCGTTGCGGGTTAGGCTCAGGTTATGTTCACCCTGAAGACTTTAGCTGCACCTTTCCCTAAACTTGACTTTGGGAATAGACAAGGGatgggggggtcagggggtaCTGTATGGCAGTGTTTCCAACTGGTGGTACTGGTCCTGGTGACCCACTCTGTCTGATCGCTTCTTTGAGTTCAAAGCTGAATGTAAGTCTGGAAAATGAGACACAGGCCTCTACCGCatcataattcttttttttccctatttcaGGATTACACTGGGGATCTAAGGTACCGTCAACTTTTCATTCTCATGCTCTGGAAAACATAAGATTCAATATTCAGAAAAGCCAAGTGCATTGCCCTTCAAACACTCTCTTAGAGGCTGAGACTGAAGTCACGCAATTGAACATTTGCAACTTATTTGGAAAAATACATCAGCATAATTATGTTACATCTAGTGCAACGGGGTACAGTCAGCTACTTAAAGTGTTAAAGCATGTCTGACATGGAAATTCGTGCAAATAACTTTTCCAGCTGTCACAAAAAGGAGGGCGCAGCTGAGGAGGAGATCAAAATGAATGAGGACAGATTTCAGAGGCTGCTGAAACTACTGCGCAACATTTCAAAGGATCTGCaggcacagctgcagagaaagaCCTTCCTGCTGGGTAACTGCCTCGCTGTTCCTCTTAACTCGCTTTGAATCGGATCAAATTCATGCGCAAATTACTACACACCACATGCATCTGGAGCTTGTATTTAATGTCGTCACTGCGCATGGTGATGAGTGTTTTTTATGTGAATGGCCGCTATTCTTTAAAAACAGCTGGCTTCCATATGCGGCGTTCTGTTGCAGATTCCTTGGGGGTGCAAATCGACAAACAGACGTCTCACAGACAGATCGCGGTGGCGGGAGACGGGAGGGGGATGTGCCTCTCCTCCGAGCCCCAGCCTGCGCCAGAGCTCCCCCTGCAGTTTGAGAGGGTGTACTGCGCACTGGGCTCGGTTGCCGTGGTGACGGGGAGGCACTACTGGGAGGTGGACGTGCGGGGCTGCTCGGCGTGGGCCGTGGGAGCCACCTACGGGTGCATCGAGCggaaggggaaggagaagggCGCCAAGCTGGGGCGGAACCGGCACTCGTGGTGCGTGGAGCTGCACGACGGCCGCCTCTCCGCCTGGCACAACGACCGCCACGTAGCCTGCCGCGCCGGCGGGCACGGGCCGCCGCGCAAGGTGGGCGTTCTGCTGGACTACCAGCGGGGCCGCCTGGCCTTCTACGACGCCCGCAGCatgaagctgctgcaggagtTCAGCGCCGCCCTCACGCCCGTGTTCGACAGGATGCACCACCAGTTCACGGCGCCCGTCCTCCCCGCCTTCCGCTTCTTCAAACCCCAGAGCAGGCAGCTCGGGCCGGACAGGATGGAAATCTGCGACTTACGAGTTTAAAGGGCTTGTGCATTCAAAATGCTCACCTTTCCGAGATCTTTCTCAATGCAGTGTACTCACACCCTGTTGGTCCCATGCACAAATATAAAGTATCCAATCTTAGGCAGACAGCAGAGGGGCTTTGATATACTATGCATTATGCCTGTCTTTCATTCAACTTTATCAGACGCAATttgttatttctctttttaagttgctgctaaatgtcaaaatgtaaatgtagttagGGGAGGTTCCTCGGGGTTGATCTTGTAATGTATTAACACACACAATCTGTAACATATTCAGTTATTTGCTCTGTCTTACAGTAACTGGTGTACTTGTAcatcataatcatttatttactctGTACAATAAAGTACCCTTGATCCTGTTTGAACTCTGTGACATCTCGCAAATAGAAATTCTGGCAGTCTGTTCAATAAGAGTACCTGAAATCAATGTCCAGAAGGAGGCTCTTCATGGATTTATTCTGGCCTTCCACATTCCTTATTTTGATCAGCTCATGGAGTCTGGAAGTAAAACATGCAGACAATATATGCTCAAtcaaacacaatcaaacacagcaagggaaagacaggaaatggaCAAGAACATCTGCATCTCAATAAGTAAACCAACCCTTTTCATATTGTAGTATAGCTTTCCAACCAATCAGGCAACTGGTCAGGAAAGAGGATAACCACCTTGGGAACGTGTAGAAAGTCCCCATTCATAGGTTAGAACAAAAATCACATGACATGACTCCATAAACCTGGAGAAATAAAGTGGTGAACTGGCAGAAGCACAGGTGTATCGACGTTTTCTGTTCAGATTAAACCGGGTGCATAAATGCATGCTGCATGCAAACCAGGCACTGCACCGTCTGTGCATTGCATAACATACTGCCATTTACTAGCGAAGGTACGgtacataatgtaatgatgtaatatatgtaatgttatgtatgtataacaGTACAGCTTAAAAAGCCACCCACCGTGGAGTCCCAACACAGAGCACCTTCTTGAAGCCCATGCTGGACAGCAAATCCAACAGGAAGTGGCAGCTGCGGTCAGCGAACAGGTACTGAGCGTTGCTCTTCTTATTCTCCAGAGGGCAGAGCAGCAGGCTGGGCCTCCTCAGTCGGGCCACTGTGACGTCATCAGAGAGCGCCTTGTGAGCTGCATGCTCGGGCCAGTctgcagggagcagcaggagctggcACTCTTGACAGAACTTTCTTTGGTCCAAG includes:
- the zcchc4 gene encoding rRNA N6-adenosine-methyltransferase ZCCHC4; the encoded protein is MRTNKMTDADLNISEGESFGIEVILDEAEDKKAPCCPHGPTLLFEKVCRAEERGRRFFACSACRDRRDCSFFQWEDEKVSQARLLAREKENQLRQPPFSHQEYCLRFREFVSLPLDQRKFCQECQLLLLPADWPEHAAHKALSDDVTVARLRRPSLLLCPLENKKSNAQYLFADRSCHFLLDLLSSMGFKKVLCVGTPRLHELIKIRNVEGQNKSMKSLLLDIDFRYSQFYSEDEFCHYNMFNHHFFNGEPAEAVYKAFLRQDNGEKVVMVTDPPFGGLVKPLARSFSRISDTWRSLQTPENSSQEMPMIWIFPYFFESRILECFPSFSMMDYQVDYDNHPLYKRGKTGRKQSPVRLFTNLCPRDIVLPENEGYRFCSTCERYVSSGNRHCSACNACTSKDGREWRHCELCEKCVKPSWLHCPVCERCALPDHPCGRSQAGCFSCGSQEHKRRACPHSTKHGKIRGHAAGKGRGTDLSKQTAGRTRARNRKSTARGSKKRRVT
- the si:dkey-219e21.4 gene encoding tripartite motif-containing protein 14, with product MAGNYERVPVCLLRTNSSSNIKSSSSCIRSSRHVITGSTALIWLQFLPMAENEKAIATAQMPVTVGDVVASSCHSTAPPAVSVSDQQDSPRSSTPQDFTAEQTTQPYPRSPRLVRKANQTARPSAEVLSRLLEELQAERSRTEAHLQSLKKRSTDLSSIAEAMKQQIGERFESMRQALQKDEQEVLDSVEQDRRETAGRLNRVLKDWTQHLNQVQKNITSTKRALEQSGKEGVTDYTGDLSCHKKEGAAEEEIKMNEDRFQRLLKLLRNISKDLQAQLQRKTFLLDSLGVQIDKQTSHRQIAVAGDGRGMCLSSEPQPAPELPLQFERVYCALGSVAVVTGRHYWEVDVRGCSAWAVGATYGCIERKGKEKGAKLGRNRHSWCVELHDGRLSAWHNDRHVACRAGGHGPPRKVGVLLDYQRGRLAFYDARSMKLLQEFSAALTPVFDRMHHQFTAPVLPAFRFFKPQSRQLGPDRMEICDLRV